The following coding sequences lie in one Rhodohalobacter barkolensis genomic window:
- a CDS encoding group III truncated hemoglobin: MNKPDIRNKEDIRTMVYAFYGKVREDERLGYIFNDVAKVDWDSHLPKMVEFWSKMLFQTQDYHGKPFRKHMPLPIKREDFSIWYGLFKETVDEHFEGDKAEFAKDLAGRVAASFTIRMDMAGKFNQDE; the protein is encoded by the coding sequence AGAAGATATACGAACAATGGTCTATGCTTTTTATGGCAAAGTTCGTGAAGATGAACGTCTCGGATATATTTTCAATGATGTAGCCAAAGTCGATTGGGATTCTCATCTTCCCAAAATGGTGGAGTTCTGGTCTAAGATGTTGTTTCAAACTCAGGATTATCATGGGAAACCTTTCAGGAAACACATGCCGTTGCCGATCAAGAGGGAAGATTTCTCCATATGGTACGGACTTTTTAAAGAGACAGTGGATGAACACTTCGAAGGAGACAAAGCAGAGTTTGCGAAAGATCTTGCCGGCAGGGTAGCCGCGTCATTTACGATCCGCATGGATATGGCCGGTAAGTTTAATCAAGATGAATAA
- a CDS encoding ABC transporter ATP-binding protein, whose product MKKVLEAKELNKYFYEPVEFHVLKDINLSIYSGEFASIVGPSGSGKSTLLYALSSLDREYKGQVLFDEIELKTLTNQKLAHLRNKSIGFIFQFHFLLADFTALDNVMLPGLKLGELTHEELEEKAMQKLDILGIADQATKNVNRLSGGQQQRVSIARALINEPRIIFCDEPTGNLDSKNAMNVFEMLKNLTREFDQTILMVTHDDSFSSETDRQIQLLDGKIIDRQ is encoded by the coding sequence GTGAAAAAAGTATTAGAAGCAAAAGAGTTAAACAAATACTTCTACGAACCGGTGGAATTTCATGTGCTGAAGGACATCAACCTATCGATCTACTCCGGGGAGTTTGCCTCTATTGTCGGTCCCTCCGGTAGTGGAAAATCTACCCTTCTTTATGCATTATCCTCGCTCGACCGTGAGTATAAAGGACAAGTATTATTTGATGAGATTGAATTAAAAACACTAACCAATCAGAAGCTTGCTCATCTGCGCAATAAATCGATTGGATTCATCTTTCAATTTCATTTTTTACTGGCAGATTTCACGGCTTTAGACAACGTGATGCTTCCGGGCCTAAAACTTGGTGAATTAACCCACGAAGAGCTGGAAGAGAAAGCCATGCAGAAACTGGATATTCTGGGCATTGCAGATCAAGCAACAAAGAATGTGAATAGGTTATCTGGCGGGCAGCAGCAGCGGGTATCTATTGCCCGGGCTCTCATCAATGAACCGCGTATTATTTTTTGCGATGAACCCACAGGTAATCTGGATTCTAAAAATGCCATGAACGTCTTCGAAATGCTGAAAAACCTAACGCGCGAGTTCGATCAAACCATACTCATGGTAACCCATGATGATTCTTTTTCATCTGAAACTGACCGGCAGATTCAATTGCTGGATGGGAAGATCATTGATAGACAGTAA
- a CDS encoding ABC transporter permease: protein MNRFPILKIVITHLTSRKRQTIVSMLGVTFGITVFIFQAGVITGLQDFFIEKTINSTAHIQIYQDKNQKSPPILRNAYSEDETWISVQNIKSKNELPKLKRGLQIVEILESYPEVTGVSPSLSTQAIFKIGVADVSGIINGVDIRKENRLFDLEQDMVSGSIIRLETVNNGIILGSGLAESLGAILNDNITVVSPGGVALQMKVVGILNTGLRELDDSRAYSSIRNAQKLMNVTGNYITNINIKLADVDQSSKLASEFQTRFGYTAEDWKVTNEGIFSVFRIQNIVTYLVIISILLVSGFGIFNILSMMIYEKMNDIAILKSIGYTDIDIRNIFLQEALIIGFIGGIFGLMIGFVLSWITSIIPTNIEGFVSSEYLNINFDPVFYLMAFVFGLVATGIAGYLPAKKASKIDPINIIRSN, encoded by the coding sequence ATGAACCGCTTTCCAATCTTAAAGATCGTCATCACGCATCTCACCAGCAGAAAAAGGCAGACCATCGTCTCGATGCTGGGAGTTACCTTTGGGATAACCGTTTTTATCTTTCAGGCGGGAGTAATTACAGGACTTCAGGATTTTTTTATAGAGAAGACCATCAACTCCACGGCCCATATTCAAATCTATCAGGATAAGAATCAAAAATCGCCGCCTATTCTTCGAAATGCTTATTCTGAAGATGAGACGTGGATTTCAGTGCAAAATATTAAGAGCAAAAATGAGCTGCCAAAACTGAAACGTGGCTTGCAGATCGTAGAGATTCTCGAGTCGTATCCCGAGGTGACCGGTGTCTCCCCAAGCCTGAGCACACAGGCTATTTTTAAAATTGGCGTGGCCGATGTGTCCGGTATCATCAACGGTGTGGATATTCGAAAAGAGAATCGGCTGTTCGATCTGGAGCAGGATATGGTGAGCGGATCCATTATCCGGCTCGAAACCGTGAATAATGGAATCATTCTCGGATCCGGTCTGGCTGAATCATTGGGTGCGATCCTGAATGACAATATCACGGTTGTTTCGCCCGGAGGTGTAGCCCTGCAGATGAAAGTGGTTGGTATTCTAAATACGGGACTTCGGGAGCTTGATGATAGCCGCGCTTACAGCAGCATACGAAACGCACAAAAGCTGATGAATGTGACCGGAAACTATATCACCAACATCAATATCAAACTTGCGGATGTGGATCAGTCAAGTAAATTGGCCAGTGAGTTTCAAACACGATTTGGATACACAGCCGAGGACTGGAAAGTAACAAATGAAGGTATTTTCAGCGTATTCAGGATCCAGAATATCGTAACCTATCTGGTGATCATATCCATACTTCTGGTTTCAGGATTTGGCATTTTCAATATTCTCTCCATGATGATCTACGAAAAGATGAACGACATCGCCATTCTGAAATCGATTGGGTACACGGATATCGACATCAGAAATATATTTTTACAGGAGGCGCTCATCATTGGTTTCATTGGCGGTATTTTTGGCTTAATGATCGGTTTTGTACTCTCGTGGATCACATCCATCATCCCCACAAACATTGAAGGTTTTGTTTCATCAGAGTATTTGAATATCAATTTCGATCCCGTCTTCTACCTGATGGCGTTTGTTTTTGGACTGGTTGCTACCGGAATTGCCGGGTATTTGCCGGCCAAAAAAGCTTCGAAAATTGACCCTATCAATATTATCAGATCCAATTAG
- a CDS encoding efflux RND transporter periplasmic adaptor subunit: MRAIYSFLLLLMFLFSLLGCSKQEQVQVKKLNLVQGVYASGNVMPMDHYEITSKVSGIVDEILVSVGQEVEIGTPLVKLQNQPNESNLQIAKNQLELARKNAQPDSDILTQLSQQVENSRVVFKQDSIEYERFRQLHEDSIGTKQDLERAQLRYQTSLNNYQIAVSKLHESQERLQIELDNARNNYSAQESLTGDYTILSAINGRVYNIIPKEGELIAGNRPIMEIGAAKHFETELQVDETDIVMVKVGQPVYYELDAIEDTVLSGVISVIYPRINTIERTAKVIASIDPSGYPMYPGMALEANIEINKKDSVLVLPVMFVTEENEVILEDGSRKQVETGIRDLNYVEILSGLEEGDIILKPEP, from the coding sequence ATGAGAGCAATCTATTCTTTCCTCTTACTACTGATGTTCCTCTTCTCATTATTGGGTTGTTCAAAACAGGAACAGGTTCAAGTTAAAAAACTGAATCTGGTTCAGGGTGTTTACGCATCAGGAAATGTGATGCCGATGGATCACTATGAGATCACAAGTAAAGTTTCAGGAATTGTGGATGAGATTTTAGTCAGTGTGGGTCAGGAAGTTGAGATCGGTACTCCATTGGTGAAGCTTCAAAACCAACCTAATGAATCGAACCTCCAAATCGCAAAAAATCAGTTAGAGTTAGCCCGTAAAAATGCCCAGCCTGATTCCGATATTTTAACTCAGCTTTCGCAACAGGTGGAGAATTCGCGGGTTGTCTTTAAACAGGACTCGATTGAATATGAACGCTTCCGTCAGCTTCATGAAGATAGCATTGGTACAAAACAGGATCTTGAGCGGGCACAACTGCGCTACCAAACATCACTGAATAACTATCAGATTGCAGTAAGTAAACTTCACGAATCACAGGAACGACTTCAGATTGAACTGGATAATGCCCGCAATAACTACAGTGCTCAGGAAAGCTTGACCGGCGACTATACAATACTTTCCGCAATCAACGGCAGGGTGTATAACATCATCCCAAAAGAAGGCGAACTCATTGCCGGAAACCGGCCAATTATGGAGATCGGGGCGGCCAAACATTTTGAAACCGAACTGCAGGTAGACGAAACGGATATTGTAATGGTAAAAGTAGGTCAGCCCGTTTACTACGAATTGGATGCCATTGAGGACACTGTTCTAAGCGGTGTGATCAGCGTGATCTACCCAAGAATCAATACTATAGAACGTACGGCAAAAGTGATCGCCTCAATTGATCCATCAGGATATCCGATGTATCCGGGAATGGCACTGGAGGCCAATATTGAAATCAATAAGAAAGATAGCGTTCTGGTTCTACCGGTCATGTTTGTCACAGAAGAAAATGAAGTGATCCTGGAAGATGGCAGCCGCAAACAAGTTGAAACCGGAATCCGGGATTTGAATTATGTCGAAATTCTGTCGGGTCTTGAAGAGGGAGATATCATACTAAAACCTGAGCCATGA
- a CDS encoding acetyltransferase produces the protein MNIEIRKMADYIRDQCIEAARDGFRDASISGLCAEGAMEAAISAMQSLDVDKLIKESEQNED, from the coding sequence TTGAATATCGAAATTAGAAAAATGGCCGATTATATAAGGGATCAATGCATTGAAGCTGCAAGGGATGGCTTCAGAGATGCATCCATAAGTGGTCTTTGTGCAGAAGGAGCAATGGAAGCGGCGATTAGTGCGATGCAGTCACTGGATGTAGATAAACTCATCAAAGAATCTGAGCAGAATGAAGATTGA
- a CDS encoding DUF488 domain-containing protein: MKIETKRVYEEPNESDGYRILTERLWPRGVSKERAALDRWMKGVAPSHELRKWFDHDPEKWEEFKERYRRELFGSEAVEELLDLIKQHETVTFVFASKDQTHNSTMVLEQFLEDLLTG; the protein is encoded by the coding sequence ATGAAGATTGAAACGAAAAGAGTTTACGAAGAGCCTAACGAGTCAGACGGATACCGGATTCTGACCGAACGCCTCTGGCCGCGGGGTGTAAGCAAGGAGAGGGCGGCGCTGGATCGCTGGATGAAAGGGGTGGCGCCGAGTCACGAATTGAGAAAATGGTTCGATCACGATCCGGAAAAGTGGGAGGAGTTCAAGGAGAGATACCGAAGAGAGTTGTTTGGCTCCGAAGCGGTGGAGGAACTGTTGGATCTAATCAAACAGCACGAGACGGTAACCTTTGTCTTCGCCTCCAAAGATCAAACCCACAACAGTACGATGGTTTTGGAGCAATTTCTGGAGGATTTGTTAACCGGTTAG
- a CDS encoding glycosyl hydrolase produces MRYYNSSLPTESNVKKLKGVLFFVHSLLLMAFTASISVGQTVSVGQGSYSTNLSAGQQGASLQDGQPAFPLLSDQFNQPVQTSDFWSSLLYPFFGDPHSAFLYAHPLAMKATPTGMQLGYTSQAVVNDRDYIFPFANHMTVGVDGLNAPDTKTLQYGDWTVTGEWQDSNREMLATFGHGMPFIFFEITGGDAVINLNQSHTVWHQDEEVLGLTIGGEHYGLFAPSGSQWTTGGQLSSSLNGETFLSIAVLPDNDPETLEFFRKRAYAFVTDTEVSWQYDEADATLNSVYSFETTLRDNSEGNLNETLTALYRHQWLDVEESPTEYSYNSPRGEMKLLSGNTFTTARQFSGILPSLPDLGDYDRADLLQFVQQAASENLGSGPTYNNGKEMARFAHLIHIADQLGEDAEEAKEQLINKLKNRLENWFTAGGDQEFVYDETWNTLTGYPSDHGASTQINDHHFHHAYAIMSAATIARFDPDWAASENWGGMVNLLIRDANNWDREDDMFPFLRSFDVYAGHSWAAGHGAFGDGNNQESSSEAMNFASAAILWGEMTDQPEIRDLGIYLYTTESAAIDQYWFDVDEEVFPADYNYNALGIVWGNKGNHTTWFGLEPEFIHGINILPVHSGSFYLARDTDYIVQNYNAAASASGGEISVWKDIFWNYLAMADADLALSKLEADPNYDRFDGNSRAHNLHWIHNMKQLGNVDFSVTANIATYTVFRNADDQRTYVAYNAGENSRTVTFSDGFKMEVDARQMATGFTGDDTVDDDIEKIALPVDFDSHDVDWTNVFTNFGGGESTVVANPDLSEENQSEQVARMVKNAGEANGGSLLSLTEEIDTSKRVSLKVWAPRDGSTLLFRIENSENPEQYFEASESIPVSEQWVELTYDLSDANSDFSYNSIALIFDPETEGDGTSGYTWYYDGIGYQSDQPDDEEQPSEYILYQNYPNPFNPTTQIAYYLPEAAEVSLVVYNMMGQHVATLEDGPKNEGQHTTTFDASNLASGIYLYQLTAGNVVKTNKMLFVK; encoded by the coding sequence ATGCGATATTACAACTCATCTCTACCTACTGAATCCAATGTCAAAAAGTTAAAGGGCGTACTATTTTTTGTTCATAGTCTGCTGCTAATGGCTTTTACTGCATCAATTTCAGTGGGTCAAACCGTTTCTGTAGGACAAGGCAGCTACAGCACAAATCTGTCTGCAGGTCAGCAGGGAGCGAGTCTTCAGGATGGCCAACCGGCTTTTCCACTTCTTTCGGATCAATTTAATCAGCCTGTTCAGACAAGCGATTTCTGGAGCAGCCTGCTCTACCCTTTTTTCGGTGACCCTCACTCCGCATTTCTCTACGCGCATCCTCTTGCTATGAAAGCTACACCAACCGGAATGCAGCTTGGCTATACGTCGCAGGCCGTTGTAAACGACCGGGACTATATTTTTCCATTTGCCAATCACATGACAGTTGGTGTAGATGGACTGAATGCACCCGATACGAAAACGCTTCAATATGGTGACTGGACCGTAACAGGCGAATGGCAAGACAGTAATCGTGAAATGCTTGCTACCTTTGGGCACGGAATGCCGTTTATATTCTTTGAGATCACTGGAGGTGACGCGGTTATCAACCTAAATCAATCACATACGGTTTGGCACCAGGATGAAGAAGTTCTGGGGTTAACCATTGGCGGTGAACATTACGGTTTATTTGCACCATCGGGCTCTCAGTGGACAACAGGAGGACAGTTAAGCTCTTCGCTCAACGGAGAAACATTCCTTTCAATTGCCGTTCTGCCGGATAACGATCCGGAAACGCTGGAATTTTTCCGGAAGCGCGCCTATGCATTTGTTACGGATACAGAGGTAAGCTGGCAATACGATGAAGCCGATGCCACACTCAATAGCGTATATTCGTTTGAAACAACACTCCGTGATAATTCGGAAGGAAACCTGAATGAAACCCTTACCGCACTTTACAGGCATCAATGGCTTGATGTTGAAGAGTCGCCTACCGAATATTCGTATAATTCGCCACGTGGCGAAATGAAACTTCTGTCAGGAAATACATTTACCACGGCTCGTCAATTTTCGGGAATACTCCCTTCCCTGCCCGATTTGGGTGACTACGACAGAGCAGATCTTCTGCAATTCGTACAGCAAGCAGCGTCTGAAAATCTGGGAAGCGGACCCACCTATAATAATGGAAAGGAAATGGCGCGCTTTGCCCATCTTATACACATTGCCGATCAACTGGGTGAGGACGCTGAAGAAGCCAAAGAACAGCTGATCAATAAGCTGAAGAACCGGCTGGAAAATTGGTTCACTGCCGGTGGAGATCAGGAGTTTGTATATGACGAAACCTGGAACACGCTAACCGGCTATCCCTCCGATCATGGGGCAAGTACTCAGATCAACGACCATCATTTTCATCACGCCTATGCCATTATGAGTGCGGCCACCATCGCACGTTTTGATCCGGATTGGGCTGCCTCTGAAAACTGGGGCGGTATGGTAAACCTTTTAATTCGCGATGCCAACAACTGGGATCGGGAGGATGACATGTTTCCATTTCTGCGCTCTTTCGATGTTTATGCCGGTCACTCTTGGGCTGCCGGGCATGGCGCATTCGGAGACGGAAACAACCAGGAATCAAGCTCTGAGGCGATGAATTTTGCATCGGCGGCCATCCTTTGGGGTGAAATGACCGATCAACCTGAAATCCGCGATCTGGGCATCTATCTTTACACTACAGAGTCAGCCGCCATTGATCAATACTGGTTTGATGTGGATGAAGAGGTATTTCCGGCAGATTACAACTACAACGCATTGGGGATTGTCTGGGGAAATAAAGGAAACCACACCACATGGTTTGGCCTAGAACCCGAATTTATTCATGGCATCAATATTCTGCCAGTTCACAGCGGTTCATTCTATCTGGCCCGAGACACTGACTATATCGTTCAAAACTATAATGCAGCAGCATCGGCAAGCGGTGGTGAAATTTCCGTTTGGAAGGATATTTTCTGGAACTATCTCGCCATGGCAGATGCTGACCTGGCTCTGAGTAAACTTGAAGCCGATCCGAACTATGATCGCTTTGACGGCAACTCCCGTGCCCATAATTTGCACTGGATTCATAACATGAAGCAGCTTGGGAATGTAGATTTTTCTGTTACTGCCAATATTGCTACCTACACGGTATTTCGAAACGCTGATGATCAGCGAACCTATGTAGCTTATAACGCCGGCGAAAACTCAAGAACGGTAACTTTTTCAGACGGTTTCAAAATGGAAGTAGATGCCCGCCAAATGGCAACAGGGTTTACCGGAGATGATACAGTTGACGATGATATTGAAAAAATAGCACTGCCCGTTGATTTCGATAGTCATGATGTTGATTGGACGAATGTTTTCACGAATTTTGGCGGAGGAGAAAGTACAGTCGTAGCCAACCCCGATTTATCTGAAGAAAACCAGTCGGAGCAGGTAGCCCGGATGGTAAAAAACGCGGGTGAAGCAAATGGAGGTAGTCTGTTATCCCTCACGGAAGAGATCGATACATCCAAACGTGTGTCCCTTAAAGTTTGGGCACCGCGTGACGGAAGTACACTGCTTTTTAGAATTGAGAATTCAGAAAATCCTGAACAGTATTTTGAGGCTAGTGAATCCATACCTGTCAGTGAACAATGGGTGGAGTTAACCTATGACCTCTCAGATGCAAACTCTGATTTTAGCTATAATAGTATTGCTCTCATTTTCGACCCTGAAACAGAGGGTGATGGCACCTCTGGCTATACCTGGTATTATGATGGAATCGGTTACCAAAGCGACCAACCCGATGATGAAGAACAACCGTCCGAGTATATACTCTATCAAAACTACCCAAATCCATTTAATCCCACGACTCAGATTGCGTACTATCTGCCCGAAGCGGCCGAAGTTAGCCTGGTTGTCTATAACATGATGGGCCAGCACGTTGCAACTCTTGAAGATGGACCAAAAAACGAGGGTCAGCATACAACCACATTTGATGCGAGCAATCTTGCCAGCGGGATTTACTTATATCAGCTAACAGCAGGTAATGTTGTAAAGACAAATAAAATGTTATTTGTGAAATAA
- a CDS encoding Gfo/Idh/MocA family protein yields MKQIKWGVLSTSNFGINHLIPAIRASKTGNVHAIASRDKNKADRVAKELNIPFSYGSYEELLADETIDAVYNPLPNHLHVPWTIKAMEAGKHVLCEKPIAMNSKEAELLLRKTRELPELKVMEAFMYRFHPQWAEVQSLLERQEIGTVQSFHSVFTYYNDDPENIRNWPKMGGGGLMDIGCYCISLSRFLFGSEPESVFGKLEIDPQFGVDRKASGILTFGEKTATFTCSTRTHDYQRAIIFGTDGLIEIERPFNPSGDEPAYIYLTKNGERKTIQIDSVDQYRLQVDAFTHSIINNTAVPTPVEDAVANMNVIDAVFKSDEKRSVIDL; encoded by the coding sequence ATGAAACAGATAAAATGGGGAGTGTTAAGCACCTCAAATTTTGGTATCAATCATTTAATACCGGCCATACGGGCAAGTAAAACAGGCAACGTACACGCCATTGCTTCCAGAGATAAAAATAAAGCTGACCGTGTAGCCAAAGAGTTAAATATACCGTTCAGCTATGGTAGCTATGAGGAGCTGTTGGCTGATGAAACAATTGACGCAGTTTACAATCCGCTACCCAATCATCTGCATGTACCTTGGACAATAAAGGCGATGGAAGCCGGCAAGCACGTGTTGTGTGAAAAACCGATTGCCATGAACAGTAAAGAAGCCGAATTATTACTCCGGAAAACACGTGAACTTCCTGAACTCAAAGTAATGGAAGCCTTTATGTACCGTTTTCATCCTCAATGGGCAGAAGTTCAGTCACTGTTAGAGAGGCAAGAGATTGGTACGGTTCAGTCATTCCACTCCGTCTTTACCTACTATAATGACGACCCCGAGAATATCCGCAACTGGCCCAAAATGGGTGGTGGTGGTTTGATGGATATCGGTTGCTACTGTATCTCACTCTCACGCTTTCTGTTTGGATCAGAGCCCGAAAGTGTTTTCGGTAAACTCGAAATAGATCCACAATTCGGTGTTGACCGAAAAGCCTCAGGCATACTAACATTTGGAGAGAAAACGGCTACCTTCACCTGTTCCACCCGGACACACGATTACCAGCGGGCCATCATTTTCGGCACGGATGGACTGATCGAAATTGAAAGACCTTTTAATCCTTCGGGTGATGAGCCGGCCTATATTTACCTTACTAAAAACGGGGAACGTAAAACCATACAGATTGATTCTGTGGATCAATACCGGCTGCAGGTCGATGCGTTTACTCATTCAATTATCAATAATACTGCTGTACCCACCCCGGTCGAGGATGCCGTTGCCAACATGAATGTGATCGATGCGGTTTTTAAAAGTGATGAAAAGCGTTCGGTAATTGATCTGTAA